The Populus trichocarpa isolate Nisqually-1 chromosome 11, P.trichocarpa_v4.1, whole genome shotgun sequence genome has a segment encoding these proteins:
- the LOC18103141 gene encoding probable LRR receptor-like serine/threonine-protein kinase At1g29720 isoform X1 → MFTTLQPPHGLLQFCRVMVVVITLFSSATLVVSYQLHPDEVTALKQIDKTLTQGGQPLELADACNQDSEANSTTVCNCTLNLNNDSYCHITSLSLKTLSLQGKLLPEMASLTYLKYLDLTRNYISGNIPEEWASMKHLTNLSLTSNRLSGNIPGYLGSFRSLTYLSLEANQFSGTIPSQLGDLVNLTALILSSNQLEGYLPNTLAKLNLTDFRASDNNLSGRIPDFIGNWSYLVRLELYASGLEGPIPPAILSLEKLRDLRITDMSGPESNLTTIPPRVKNLVLRNINLAGVIPGDVWTSGSLKTLDLTFNKLEGGIPRDAKIYDFMFFSGNKLTGSVPDSFINSGNKIDVSYNNFSRLPSCQDAQDINTYRSSFIKNNLSGLLPCSGMLECPKSYRSFHVNCGGPDETNGSILYEGDDSIKGDAATIYSNKKSNWGFSNTGDFMDDEDKSLGYRLRLNYSTEPLFSTARRAAISLTYYGYCLENGMYTVKLDFAEIQFTGDELYKRVGKRFFDIYIQGKLEKKDFNIEEAANGSNKTSIVFNANVTDTTLEIRLYWNGKGTTCIPKRGNYGPLISAITVCSGQSTYCPEPGEASKTPIVIGAVTSALLLVFLVMGVICWKFYFRDKFMRERDLKGLDLKTGSFTLRQLRAATNNFDSADKIGEGGFGSVYKGKLSDGTLIAVKQLSPKSRQGNREFVNEIGMISGLQHPNLVKLYGCCIEGDQLLLVYEYMENNSLAKALFATGSETSFLMLDWPTRYKICVGIARGLAFLHEESAIRIVHRDIKGTNVLLDKDLSAKISDFGLAKLNEEENTHISTRVAGTIGYMAPEYALWGYLTDKADVYSFGVVALEIVSGRSNSSHRTTNEFVCLLDWAHVLQKKGNLMEIVDPKLQSEFNKEEAERMIKLALLCTNASPSLRPAMSEVVSMLEGQTSIQEMISDPSIYGDDLHSKRLKGHYQQVMDQSLNNTKDLFPPSDKSWIGNSSTSAHDLYPINPESINLNISETSSLI, encoded by the exons ATGTTCACGACGCTCCAGCCTCCGCATGGACTTCTTCAGTTTTGCCGAGTAATGGTGGTCGTGATCACTCTTTTCAGTTCTGCTACTTTGGTTGTCTCATATCAGTTACATCCAGACGAAG TGACGGCGTTAAAACAAATTGACAAGACACTGACACAGGGTGGGCAACCCTTGGAGTTGGCCGATGCTTGCAACCAAGATTCAGAAGCCAATAGCACCACCGTATGCAATTGCACCCTCAACCTCAATAATGATAGTTATTGTCATATCACGTCATt ATCTCTCAAAACGCTCAGTCTTCAAGGCAAGCTCCTGCCTGAAATGGCCAGCCTTACATATCTCAAATATCT TGACCTAACTCGCAACTACATTTCTGGCAATATTCCTGAGGAATGGGCTTCAATGAAACATTTGACAAACCT CTCACTTACATCCAATCGCTTGTCAGGAAATATTCCTGGGTACTTGGGAAGTTTTCGTAGCCTTACTTACTT GTCCCTTGAAGCAAATCAGTTTTCTGGTACTATTCCTTCTCAGCTTGGTGATCTTGTCAACTTAACAGCCCT GATACTTTCCTCCAATCAGTTGGAGGGATACTTGCCAAATACTCTCGCTAAGCTAAACTTGACTGATTT TCGTGCAAGTGATAATAATCTTAGTGGCAGAATACCTGATTTCATTGGGAACTGGAGTTATCTTGTTAGACT TGAATTATACGCAAGTGGACTAGAAGGGCCCATACCTCCTGCCATTCTTTCTTTAGAGAAGTTGAGAGATTT GAGGATCACTGATATGTCTGGACCAGAGTCTAATTTAACCACCATCCCCCCCAGAGTGAAAAATTT GGTTTTGAGAAACATCAATTTAGCTGGAGTGATCCCAGGAGATGTGTGGACATCGGGTTCTCTGAAAACGCT GGATTTAACTTTCAACAAGTTGGAAGGAGGAATTCCTCGAGATgcaaaaatatatgattttat GTTTTTTAGTGGAAACAAGCTGACTGGAAGTGTCCCAGACTCATTTATCAACTCAGGCAACAAAAT TGATGTTTCCTACAATAACTTTTCACGGCTGCCAAGCTGTCAAGATGCCCA GGATATAAACACGTACAGGAGTTCATTCATCAAGAATAACTT AAGCGGACTTCTTCCATGCTCAGGCATGCTTGAGTGCCCCAAAA GTTATCGTTCATTCCATGTAAACTGTGGTGGACCGGATGAAACCAATGGGAGTATCTTGTATGAAGGTGACGACAGCATTAAAGGTGATGCTGCTACGAtttattccaataaaaaatcaaactgggGATTCAGCAACACTGGAGATTTTATGGATGATGAAGATAAAAGCCTCGGATATAGACTTCGTTTAAACTACTCGACTGAACCGTTGTTTTCTACAGCACGCAGAGCTGCCATCTCTCTCACTTATTATGGATATTGTCTAGAAAATGGGATGTACACTGTTAAACTCGACTTTGCTGAGATACAATTCACAGGTGACGAATTGTACAAAAGAGTTGGAAAACGCTTTTTTGACATTTATATTCAG GGGAAACTagagaaaaaagattttaatattgaggAGGCTGCTAATGGATCTAACAAAACTTCTATAGTATTCAATGCCAATGTGACAGACACTACCTTGGAGATCCGTTTATACTGGAATGGAAAAGGGACTACTTGCATTCCAAAAAGAGGAAATTACGGTCCTCTTATTTCTGCAATAACTGTATGCTCAg GCCAGAGTACTTATTGTCCAG AACCTGGAGAAGCAAGTAAAACACCTATCGTGATTGGAGCTGTCACTTCAGCCTTACTCCTTGTTTTCTTGGTAATGGGTGTCATTTGTTGGAAATTCTATTTTAGAGACAAGTTCATGAGAGAACGAG ATCTCAAGGGGCTAGATCTGAAAACTGGTTCCTTCACTTTGAGGCAGCTGAGAGCTGCCACTAACAATTTTGATTCTGCTGACAAAATTGGAGAAGGTGGATTTGGCTCCGTATACAAG GGTAAATTGTCAGATGGAACTCTTATTGCTGTTAAGCAGCTATCTCCTAAATCCAGGCAAGGAAACCGAGAATTTGTGAATGAAATAGGCATGATATCTGGTTTACAGCATCCCAATCTTGTAAAGCTTTATGGATGCTGTATTGAAGGAGATCAGTTGCTTCTGGTGTACGAATACATGGAAAACAACTCCCTCGCCAAAGCACTTTTTG CTACAGGTTCAGAAACAAGTTTTCTGATGCTGGATTGGCCAACAAGATATAAGATATGTGTTGGAATAGCCAGAGGTTTAGCATTTCTCCATGAAGAATCTGCAATCAGGATTGTTCACAGAGACATCAAAGGTACAAATGTATTACTGGACAAAGATCTAAGTGCCAAGATATCAGACTTTGGACTAGCTAAGCTCAATGAAGAGGAGAACACTCACATTAGCACTCGTGTTGCTGGAACCAT AGGATATATGGCTCCAGAATATGCGCTGTGGGGTTATTTAACAGACAAAGCAGATGTTTATAGTTTTGGTGTTGTTGCTTTAGAAATTGTCAGTGGAAGAAGCAATTCGAGTCACAGGACAACAAATGAATTCGTATGTCTTCTTGACTGG GCCCATGTACtgcaaaaaaagggaaatttaaTGGAGATAGTGGACCCAAAGCTGCAGTCTGAATTCAACAAGGAAGAGGCTGAGAGGATGATCAAATTGGCTCTCTTATGCACCAATGCATCTCCATCTCTAAGGCCTGCAATGTCAGAAGTGGTGAGCATGCTTGAAGGACAGACCAGCATCCAGGAGATGATCTCAGATCCTAGCATTTATGGTGATGATTTACACTCCAAACGTCTCAAAGGACACTATCAGCAGGTCATGGACCAGAGTTTAAACAACACAAAAGACCTCTTTCCTCCATCTGATAAATCATGGATTGGAAATTCCTCTACATCTGCCCATGATCTTTACCCCATCAATCCCGAGTCCATAAATTTAAACATCAGTGAAACCTCgtctttaatttga
- the LOC18103141 gene encoding probable LRR receptor-like serine/threonine-protein kinase At1g29720 isoform X2, producing the protein MFTTLQPPHGLLQFCRVMVVVITLFSSATLVVSYQLHPDEVTALKQIDKTLTQGGQPLELADACNQDSEANSTTVCNCTLNLNNDSYCHITSLSLKTLSLQGKLLPEMASLTYLKYLDLTRNYISGNIPEEWASMKHLTNLSLTSNRLSGNIPGYLGSFRSLTYLSLEANQFSGTIPSQLGDLVNLTALILSSNQLEGYLPNTLAKLNLTDFRASDNNLSGRIPDFIGNWSYLVRLELYASGLEGPIPPAILSLEKLRDLRITDMSGPESNLTTIPPRVKNLVLRNINLAGVIPGDVWTSGSLKTLDLTFNKLEGGIPRDAKIYDFMFFSGNKLTGSVPDSFINSGNKIDVSYNNFSRLPSCQDAQDINTYRSSFIKNNLSGLLPCSGMLECPKSYRSFHVNCGGPDETNGSILYEGDDSIKGDAATIYSNKKSNWGFSNTGDFMDDEDKSLGYRLRLNYSTEPLFSTARRAAISLTYYGYCLENGMYTVKLDFAEIQFTGDELYKRVGKRFFDIYIQGKLEKKDFNIEEAANGSNKTSIVFNANVTDTTLEIRLYWNGKGTTCIPKRGNYGPLISAITVCSGQSTYCPEPGEASKTPIVIGAVTSALLLVFLVMGVICWKFYFRDKFMRERDLKGLDLKTGSFTLRQLRAATNNFDSADKIGEGGFGSVYKGKLSDGTLIAVKQLSPKSRQGNREFVNEIGMISGLQHPNLVKLYGCCIEGDQLLLVYEYMENNSLAKALFGSETSFLMLDWPTRYKICVGIARGLAFLHEESAIRIVHRDIKGTNVLLDKDLSAKISDFGLAKLNEEENTHISTRVAGTIGYMAPEYALWGYLTDKADVYSFGVVALEIVSGRSNSSHRTTNEFVCLLDWAHVLQKKGNLMEIVDPKLQSEFNKEEAERMIKLALLCTNASPSLRPAMSEVVSMLEGQTSIQEMISDPSIYGDDLHSKRLKGHYQQVMDQSLNNTKDLFPPSDKSWIGNSSTSAHDLYPINPESINLNISETSSLI; encoded by the exons ATGTTCACGACGCTCCAGCCTCCGCATGGACTTCTTCAGTTTTGCCGAGTAATGGTGGTCGTGATCACTCTTTTCAGTTCTGCTACTTTGGTTGTCTCATATCAGTTACATCCAGACGAAG TGACGGCGTTAAAACAAATTGACAAGACACTGACACAGGGTGGGCAACCCTTGGAGTTGGCCGATGCTTGCAACCAAGATTCAGAAGCCAATAGCACCACCGTATGCAATTGCACCCTCAACCTCAATAATGATAGTTATTGTCATATCACGTCATt ATCTCTCAAAACGCTCAGTCTTCAAGGCAAGCTCCTGCCTGAAATGGCCAGCCTTACATATCTCAAATATCT TGACCTAACTCGCAACTACATTTCTGGCAATATTCCTGAGGAATGGGCTTCAATGAAACATTTGACAAACCT CTCACTTACATCCAATCGCTTGTCAGGAAATATTCCTGGGTACTTGGGAAGTTTTCGTAGCCTTACTTACTT GTCCCTTGAAGCAAATCAGTTTTCTGGTACTATTCCTTCTCAGCTTGGTGATCTTGTCAACTTAACAGCCCT GATACTTTCCTCCAATCAGTTGGAGGGATACTTGCCAAATACTCTCGCTAAGCTAAACTTGACTGATTT TCGTGCAAGTGATAATAATCTTAGTGGCAGAATACCTGATTTCATTGGGAACTGGAGTTATCTTGTTAGACT TGAATTATACGCAAGTGGACTAGAAGGGCCCATACCTCCTGCCATTCTTTCTTTAGAGAAGTTGAGAGATTT GAGGATCACTGATATGTCTGGACCAGAGTCTAATTTAACCACCATCCCCCCCAGAGTGAAAAATTT GGTTTTGAGAAACATCAATTTAGCTGGAGTGATCCCAGGAGATGTGTGGACATCGGGTTCTCTGAAAACGCT GGATTTAACTTTCAACAAGTTGGAAGGAGGAATTCCTCGAGATgcaaaaatatatgattttat GTTTTTTAGTGGAAACAAGCTGACTGGAAGTGTCCCAGACTCATTTATCAACTCAGGCAACAAAAT TGATGTTTCCTACAATAACTTTTCACGGCTGCCAAGCTGTCAAGATGCCCA GGATATAAACACGTACAGGAGTTCATTCATCAAGAATAACTT AAGCGGACTTCTTCCATGCTCAGGCATGCTTGAGTGCCCCAAAA GTTATCGTTCATTCCATGTAAACTGTGGTGGACCGGATGAAACCAATGGGAGTATCTTGTATGAAGGTGACGACAGCATTAAAGGTGATGCTGCTACGAtttattccaataaaaaatcaaactgggGATTCAGCAACACTGGAGATTTTATGGATGATGAAGATAAAAGCCTCGGATATAGACTTCGTTTAAACTACTCGACTGAACCGTTGTTTTCTACAGCACGCAGAGCTGCCATCTCTCTCACTTATTATGGATATTGTCTAGAAAATGGGATGTACACTGTTAAACTCGACTTTGCTGAGATACAATTCACAGGTGACGAATTGTACAAAAGAGTTGGAAAACGCTTTTTTGACATTTATATTCAG GGGAAACTagagaaaaaagattttaatattgaggAGGCTGCTAATGGATCTAACAAAACTTCTATAGTATTCAATGCCAATGTGACAGACACTACCTTGGAGATCCGTTTATACTGGAATGGAAAAGGGACTACTTGCATTCCAAAAAGAGGAAATTACGGTCCTCTTATTTCTGCAATAACTGTATGCTCAg GCCAGAGTACTTATTGTCCAG AACCTGGAGAAGCAAGTAAAACACCTATCGTGATTGGAGCTGTCACTTCAGCCTTACTCCTTGTTTTCTTGGTAATGGGTGTCATTTGTTGGAAATTCTATTTTAGAGACAAGTTCATGAGAGAACGAG ATCTCAAGGGGCTAGATCTGAAAACTGGTTCCTTCACTTTGAGGCAGCTGAGAGCTGCCACTAACAATTTTGATTCTGCTGACAAAATTGGAGAAGGTGGATTTGGCTCCGTATACAAG GGTAAATTGTCAGATGGAACTCTTATTGCTGTTAAGCAGCTATCTCCTAAATCCAGGCAAGGAAACCGAGAATTTGTGAATGAAATAGGCATGATATCTGGTTTACAGCATCCCAATCTTGTAAAGCTTTATGGATGCTGTATTGAAGGAGATCAGTTGCTTCTGGTGTACGAATACATGGAAAACAACTCCCTCGCCAAAGCACTTTTTG GTTCAGAAACAAGTTTTCTGATGCTGGATTGGCCAACAAGATATAAGATATGTGTTGGAATAGCCAGAGGTTTAGCATTTCTCCATGAAGAATCTGCAATCAGGATTGTTCACAGAGACATCAAAGGTACAAATGTATTACTGGACAAAGATCTAAGTGCCAAGATATCAGACTTTGGACTAGCTAAGCTCAATGAAGAGGAGAACACTCACATTAGCACTCGTGTTGCTGGAACCAT AGGATATATGGCTCCAGAATATGCGCTGTGGGGTTATTTAACAGACAAAGCAGATGTTTATAGTTTTGGTGTTGTTGCTTTAGAAATTGTCAGTGGAAGAAGCAATTCGAGTCACAGGACAACAAATGAATTCGTATGTCTTCTTGACTGG GCCCATGTACtgcaaaaaaagggaaatttaaTGGAGATAGTGGACCCAAAGCTGCAGTCTGAATTCAACAAGGAAGAGGCTGAGAGGATGATCAAATTGGCTCTCTTATGCACCAATGCATCTCCATCTCTAAGGCCTGCAATGTCAGAAGTGGTGAGCATGCTTGAAGGACAGACCAGCATCCAGGAGATGATCTCAGATCCTAGCATTTATGGTGATGATTTACACTCCAAACGTCTCAAAGGACACTATCAGCAGGTCATGGACCAGAGTTTAAACAACACAAAAGACCTCTTTCCTCCATCTGATAAATCATGGATTGGAAATTCCTCTACATCTGCCCATGATCTTTACCCCATCAATCCCGAGTCCATAAATTTAAACATCAGTGAAACCTCgtctttaatttga